The following DNA comes from Camelina sativa cultivar DH55 chromosome 14, Cs, whole genome shotgun sequence.
ACTCGTTGATCGATCAATCTACACAAAGCAATGATCTtgtggatacaacaaaggttcCATCACATGATAACACAACAGGTAAAACAAAGGTGACTAACTTTTTTTGGCGaaattgtttgattcttgaagaTGACCACGGAGCTTGACAAGATAAGTATTTTAATGTGTTGTGAAGGTGGTCTCGCGATTCGTTCTGTATGTATGAGAGATATGGGAACCGATATGACGCCAATACCGAGTCAAGAACCTTCAAGATCTGTCACACCAGTTGATGCAACAACTCCTCTCCGAAGCCCGACCTCATCTCTCCCTTCTACCCCTAGAGGTGGCCAACAACAGGACTCTTCTATGTCGCAAGACCAGTCGAAAAACACAAGAAGAGAACTATctgaggaggaagagaaagcaaaGACGAGGAGAGAGATTGTAGCTCTTGGAGTTCAGCTAGGGAAGATGAACATTGCGGCTTGGgcaagtaaagaagaagaggagaacaataaaaaaaatgaagatgcaGAGAAAGCACAGAAGATTGAGTTTGAAAAACGAGCTACTGCATGGGAAGAAGCAGAGAAGTCCAAACACAATGCAAGGTGTGTGTGTGCTCCTATGACctaaacaaaattgtttacTTGGTCAGTGAAGAATCATAGAGTAAAAGACTTAAAATGTgttatacttttctttttgaaactcAAAATGTTTAGGTATAAGCGTGAGGAAATCAGAATCCAAGCTTGGGAAAGTCAGGAGAAAGCCAAACTCGAAGCAGAAATGCGACGTATTGAGGTATGTAAGGCGTTTTCTGATCAAAATTCTTATTTcctttgaaacttttgattgGTCTCTCACACCAAATTCATTTCTAAAGCTTACATAAACTTCTGTTGGTAGGCTAAAGTTGAGCAGATGAAAGCTGAAGCTGAAGCAAAGATAGTGAAAAAAATTGCGATGGCTAAGCAAAGGTCAGAAGAGAAACGGGCTTTGGCGGAAGCTAGAAAAGTCCGTGATGCTGAAAAGGCAGTAGCTGAAGCCCAATATATCCGGGAAACTGGTCGAATACCGGGTTCCGGTTACAAGATATGTTGTGGTTGGTTCTCATGAGGCACTAGATTGAGTTTTTGGTCTTTGAGTAAACCAAGATTGGACTCTCAGATCCCCTTTGTGTAATATATAAATGGAATGCATTTTTATGTTGCATAGATTCAAAAGAGAATGCCAAAGATTGTGCCTTAGGTTAGGGCTTCCTCTTGCCTTAAGGAGCAAGTTAACCAGaactgacaaaaaaaatccaagaactGAAAACCAAATTGCTAGAGACACACTCTTTGGCGTTATAGGTTTTGCTTGTTGATAGATTAGCCTctaaagactcaaaacaaaattgaaacgGTTCACTTACAAACCGGACAGCAAATGTAGGTTGTAGAGGCCCTCTTTGGTTACACTGATACATTTGGGCTTTGACCTATGGACTTAATGTTTAAGATGAGTACAACTGTTGACACAAAAAGTTTCTTTGTGATAGAAAGTTCtgaaatgttttctttttgtatgatTCCAGAGGCAGATCTAAAAATCTTCTCTTCAAGTATAGAAGTAGGAAGGACGGATTTAGTCACAATATATGAATTAACAATAGAAAACAGAAATAACGCCTTATGGGATATGCAGCCTAGCTAGTTGTTATATCATCATTCGAGTTCAAAGTCAGATTgtatatatagtctacaaaaatattactatatacGTCATGTATCTATGTTTATAAATCCATATCCCGTTGCACGCCGGCCCCTGTTTACTTTGTAACAAAATGAGCCATTTGCCTCATATTCCAAAGACTATTGATTTTTAAATCTCTAATCAAGAAAATAGTCTTATTGATACCTTAGAATTTCaagttgttgtcttcttctgcCATgaactatttttattattcttcctCTCCAACTAAAAGTTGTAAGAGATGTTTGGTCAAAATGCTAGATAGTTGAATGTTGAAGTCTCTTTTAAAAGCATGGAAGATTGAATGTTAAACTATGTCACAACAAGTGAGGTTGGATAACTTGGCTATCATATAATAGAAATGAATCTGGTTAGAAAACTCTCATATGAAAGTTTGGAAAgattttgtagaaaaatatCGAAAGTATGCTTACAAATCTGGTTATCTCAACGAGTTAGACTTTatctatcatttttttctcaaatttaatATTTCGTATGATGACTGAAACTAAATCATAATCAtcgttaaaatatatttatacaatataCTCACTTTGTTTTAACTCGCTTCATTAGAAACATGGGTTAATTACGAGATCGGCATTTATTCTCATGGGTATTGTTCAATACAGATTTTCTTTCCTTGCTTCCAGATTTAGGCCTTTTTTAGACGATGAAAAGACAATATTGCCCCTTCTCACATCACACAATTGATCGTCTCTTTCTCTCGACACAACTCTGGTTTCTCACTTTGTCGACTCAGCCATAGAAAAGAGCCAATGATCTAATAATCTTCTCCCTCCAACTACACACAACCATGATCCCTCCCCAAACGAATTAGCTCTTCAAAAAGCCAATAAAGAGAAGCTTATGGAGAAGTAAGTTtcaatttctagggtttttaattttcctgaaatttaatttctcctttttaattGGGATTTAGAGATGGACAAggtagaagagaaagagagtttcAAATTCTCAGGTTCGTTGTGGGTCAGCAAACTTACACTTCATGTCTCTCTAATTCAAAGGTAAAAAGATcccaatttttttacattttttaacagCGCTTGACCATCTTCATCGCTTCTCTGTATCGCAGGAAGCCTTCTGAGAATCGCCAGAATTTGAGAGGTATGTGTGCTCTATTTCTATGTCATCTTTGCCTGGGTTGTGATTTTTTCCGTACTAGATAAACGAATCTAATGGGTTTAAGCATTGTTAGTCATGTTCTTTACAATATGTATGTTTCATTTGGTGTTTGGGTTCCTCAGTTGTAGTTCCTTAGGGTTTAGTGCTCCTTAATTAAGAGtgtgtttaatttgtttcttaggTTCCTTTGGTAGTCATGTCCTTTACAATATGTGTGTTTCATTTGGTGTTTGGGTTCCTCAGTTGTAGTtccttagggtttagtgttcCTTAATTAAGAGTGTGGTTAATTTGTTTCTTGGGTTTCCTCGGTAATAGTTCTTAGGGTATAGTTTTCCTTCATATatggttgtttgatttgtcCTTGGGTTCCATTAGTTACAGTCCTTAGGTTATAGTTTTTCCTTAATACATGTGTTGTCCTCTTTTgatttcctttctctctttggTTTACTCTTCTTATTTAGTTGACTTTGGATCCCACTAATTTCATAGAAACTATAAACAAGCACATCTTCATTGTCATTAACTTCTACACCtcatgattttgaaatattggCTTTTGTAATCATGAGTTTTTTGCACAAAGATGTTCCATTTAACTTTATTCTGTAAGTATTTGATCTTCATCTCTGTCACTTGGTCATCtatatttgttcttcttcaggTGTCAAAACTGCAAGGAGCTTGTTCATAAGGTAAGTTGGCTTTCACATCATGTGTGGCATCAATATGATGGTTGCAAAGGCAGAGACGTTCTGGAAGAAGTAGCAATTTCAGACTATCTTAACCCCTATTTCCCCATGTcaatgcttcttcttctacttttcttaaaacatgaaacaatatgtaaacttcttcttctactgtgTTGGGGAAACACGAAACAATATGTAAACTTATTCTCGCTCTCAGATTCAATCAAATAAATTTGAGGTTATCATTGAAGCAAAGCTCCATGCCTCCATCAATGGCTTCTCTGAAAAAATTTAAGAGTTATCAGAACAAGACTTTAACTCTTTAACCTTAAACATAACATAACCAAACCTTTAACTCTTTaacagaacaaaatcatttgatTCTATAATCTTAAAAAGCATTAGTAACGAGATTGTTAAATATATGAAGGAATGATCATGGTGCTTTACCTCATGTTCATAACTGACAAAGACTTTTGTTCAGATTCTTCTACTGtgcagttttttttatttatcattgtCCACAGAAACAAATAGAGATCCTCATATATATCCTCACCAATCCCTAACTAAACAACATCTTCAGTTAGCAGCTGACGAAATCTAGTGCATCTGAAGAAATCATTGGAGCAGTGATGGAACGACAAGTCAGTGGAGGCTTTCGCAGCTGAAGAAATCCAGTACATCACGACCAAGGGTAGAACCGTCTTTCTGCTTACCCTAAAATGCCTAAAACCGAGAGTACGGGAAGAAATGCTCAACTTCAAAGTTTTTAGGGAATAAATGCCCATTTAGACAATAACCCCTTAGAAACATGGGTAAGTAGTATAGCTAGGATCACTACGTACTAGCTAAGTAGCTATGCTATGTTTTTTTACAGTTTGCATTAGTTCAGTTAGAAGTTCTGGCATACTCAAGCTTGGATCGTACTTCGCTAACAATGCATGGTTGTCCGGTTGTTCCATTGCATTGAAACCACCCTTACAAAATAGAATTAATGTGATAAAGGGATCACTTGACTCAGTGAAACGGTAACAGAGTAGTTAGTACAACGAAAGGATGGTCcaaagaattttgttttctttggtcttACAACTCGAAAAGTGCCTTTATTTACTTTGTTCAAAAAGTGCTTCAACAATCAATAATTATCACATTTGACGTTTTCTGTTCGTCGTTTTTAAAAGAGATAAATGAGAAAGATAGTCGAACAATAACAAAATTACATATCCACTCAAAACCCTTATGCCTTATCGCTAAAAGcttattttggttatattcatttttaatttccaTACATCTATAGATAGAAAGTAAGGATTATATTTTCATTCCGCTACGAGTTTAACAGTGCAAATATCATTTTactatttctatttctatttggTAATGAGACCAAATTAGAAATATTACTACTAGATAAAGCTGTTAATTAAGGTCTTCAATAgcaaacttaaaaataaattatgcactCCATCAACAAAATAACTAAAGCATGAACTGTTTTCTTTGCAAGTCAGATTACGGTTCTAAGATCCTACTCTCCAATGGATTAATATGTTCatcacaaaaataatatatatatcagaaataATAGAGTGATGCACTGATGCATGCATGCTTTTGAAGTAATGAATTCAAAGAATGTTACACGTTCACTTTCAGCCTTTGAAtctcaaataaaacaaaccagaatttttttaattatgtaataatATTAAACTCATGAAAATTCCTATAAGATTGAAATTATATAGTTATGACATATAATGTAGAAAAGACATATGATTCTGtgtgtagatatatatagacaaaaGTTATATTCTAGATCTTCATTTGAATCTATTCTTAACCACGTAATGAATGGCTATAACATCCTATGGATGACTAgaattaataattgattttgtaagaagaagaaataactttaaaaaggaggaaaaaaggtaaataaagaaaatgaaaagaaaaaaaaaagtgagaactTTCAGAATTATGGGTCACCATGCACTATTTAATTAGGGTTCATGAAAGTGCCCTAACTTGTGTCATCTATAAATGTCCCTACCATATGCACCCAACATTATTTTCAACCATTCCCAATTTCTTACTTAGAATATAGAGTCCCACCACTATAAAGATTTATGTGAATCACATTCATACACCACACATCAAAACCAAATGCTTACAAATATCTCTTTATCAGATTTGTTATTTCTTTGACtcaagaaaatgtataaaacatGGTCTTTCATTCATTGGCCACTCTATTATATCGTAATgggcaatcaaacaaaaactatcAAATACCAAACTAAATCATAAATTCTTCTTAACTATTTTAAGATGCCCAATTCATAGCTAAACCATATCCCAATCTGATAAAAGCCAACCAAAAAAGTTAACTTGCAagatatatatttccaaattcACAAGAAGTTCGATCAATCATTGAAACGACTTCGATTTGTAAGTTTATACCCCGAGTTATACATACCCCTTACGTTTACGTTTCCATGTTATACAATAAtctaatcatcatcataaattcataacatAAGACGTGAACAAAAACCTTACTCATTCTAAACTTCTTTTATTGAACCGcctcgtttttttcttctccgaGGCTAGGACATATATTAATTTACCTACCAATAAAGGTGTCCTACGAACTACGGATCGACACGTGTCTAGCGAAAAAAGGTACTGCTGACGCAGAATGAGATCTAATTTTAGGGTAAAGCCCTAAATTGCGGGTCGGAATATTTCGGTGTTTCACACAACAAAACCACAAAACGCTTTCACTTCTGATAAAGGAATTGGGACCCAAATCACTTTCTATGTGGACCATTAAGGTCAGACAAAGTCTTGATATAACTCCAAAATAACACTTCACTATCACATTGATTCAAGAAGTGAGTAAAGAAAATGACATACAGAGTTGAGTAAAAATATTCATatgattaagaaaaagaaaaaaaaagaccaaaagatcTTATAATTACAGTATTACGACAGAGggattatatagtttttttggtttccacAAAGGCAAAGGCACAACTcccttcatttttttataagttataaagaGAGATATTGCTAGTAATTAAACTAAGAGGATCTCACtactaatttataaagattgaaacttaaCTTGAATGGGGTTTTCTTTCTACATCTAGTAGTTGAATGTACCCCCAACTGATGCGATACCGTTACCGAGATTCCTCGGGTCTGACCTGTTCCCAAAGTCATCACAGTTCCCGTTGCTCGGGAGCTTATCGACATTGTTGGAAGATGGCGCGGAATTGAGAAGCTCAAGGCCTCTTTTACCCATTTGCTGCACTTCTTGTGGTGACAATATCTTAATGCACCACACGCTGCTCACAAACTCCCTGTTGATAATGATAATTATGCAGGTTAGTAAACATGGAAAatggacaaaacaaaaaaagctgaGATGCGGGATTAGTAGTAGTAAAACTCACGGCCAAGGGTCATCGCCGAGGAGAAGAACGTCGTTCTCTCGGTCAACAAATACAAGCTGCCAGCCTGATCTCACAGGGTCTTCTAATTGGCCTTCGAGGCCAAACATGCGAGCAAGCTCGCTTCGCAGCTCGTGGTAGCTGCTAAACTTCGATATATCTAACGATCTCCCAAAAGACCCTGACTTGTACACCTGCAAACAAAAAGTATCACTAAGTgtacaaaaaaggaaaacacttTGGGTAGGAAAAGAACATAACTAAGGTTTTACCTTCACAAAGGNNNNNNNNNNNNNNNNNNNNNNNNNNNNNNNNNNNNNNNNNNNNNNNNNNNNNNNNNNNNNNNNNNNNNNNNNNNNNNNNNNNNNNNNNNNNNNNNNNNNNNNNNNNNNNNNNNNNNNNNNNNNNNNNNNNNNNNNNNNNNNNNNNNNNNNNNNNNNNNNNNNNNNNNNNNNNNNNNNNNNNNNNNNNNNNNNNNNNNNNNNNNNNNNNNNNNNNNNNNNNNNNNNNNNNNNNNNNNNNNNNNNNNNNNNNNNNNNNNNNNNNNNNNNNNNNNNNNNNNNNNNNNNNNNNNNNNNNNNNNNNNNNNNNNNNNNNNNNNNNNNNNNNNNNNNNNNNNNNNNNNNNNNNNNNNNNNNNNNNNNNNNNNNNNNNNNNNNNNNNNNNNNNNNNNNNNNNNNNNNNNNNNNNNNNNNNNNNNNNNNNNNNNNNNNNNNNNNNNNNNNNNNNNNNNNNNNNNNNNNNNNNNNNNNNNNNNNNNNNNNNNNNNNNNNNNNNNNNNNNNNNNNNNNNNNNNNNNNNNNNNNNNNNNNNNNNNNNNNNNNNNNNNNNNNNNNNNNNNNNNNNNNNNNNNNNNNNNNNNNNNNNNNNNNNNNNNNNNNNNNNNNNNNNNNNNNNNNNNNNNNNNNNNNNNNNNNNNNNNNNNNNNNNNNNNNNNNNNNNNNNNNNNNNNNNNNNNNNNNNNNNNNNNNNNNNNNNNNNNNNNNNNNNNNNNNNNNNNNNNNNNNNNNNNNNNNNNNNNNNNNNNNNNNNNNNNNNNNNNNNNNNNNNNNNNNNNNNNNNNNNNNNNNNNNNNNNNNNNNNNNNNNNNNNNNNNNNNNNNNNNNNNNNNNNNNNNNNNNNNNNNNNNNNNNNNNNNNNNNNNNNNNNNNNNNNNNNNNNNNNNNNNNNNNNNNNNNNNNNNNNNNNNNNNNNNNNNNNNNNNNNNNNNNNNNNNNNNNNNNNNNNNNNNNNNNNNNNNNNNNNNNNNNNNNNNNNNNNNNNNNNNNNNNNNNNNNNNNNNNNNNNNNNNNNNNNNNNNNNNNNNNNNNNNNNNNNNNNNNNNNNNNNNNNNNNNNNNNNNNNNNNNNNNNNNNNNNNNNNNNNNNNNNNNNNNNNNNNNNNNNNNNNNNNNNNNNNNCTGGAACGATGAATCAACTGCAGGACGCTTTGATGGCCAACCGGATGAAGTCATTGCAGAGTTAGTCCTAGTGAGGTTGAGCAGTTGAGATGACTCGTCTTGAGAGAAGTTACTGAGAAGACTGTGAAGCGGAGAAATAGGATTGTTTCCTCCATTGGTGTCAGAGAAGCTTTGTTGATGACACAGAGAAGCCATGGACTGGAGTGGTGACGTGTTGGACTGAGAAGCAGAACCAAACTGAGACATAGTGGAAACAACAGCAGGACTGGATGCAGACGGGTTATGATTATCCACtacttgctgctgctgctgttgagAAAGAAGATTGTTTGACTGTGACTGAGACTGAGACTGCGGCTGGTGGGTTTCAGGAACGCCGAGATACgcctgttgctgctgctgctgctgatgctgAGAgagctgttgctgctgctgctgagagagttgttgttgctgctgctgagagagttgttgttgctgctgctgagaGAGTTGCTGTTGCAGCATCTGCGGCTGCACTAAGGACGGAGATTGCATTGAGAATCCCGAAGAATTTTGGAACTGAAGAAGTGAAGCAGCAGCTTTTGCGGGATCAATGCCTCTCATGTCTTGAAGTGCAGCTGCAGCCATTGCTTGGTAAACATCGTTTTGCATACCAAGCAAGCCTGAGGTATCAAGCCTCGGCTGCATCCACGGGTTCACTCCCATACCTTGAAAGTTTACAGATTGGAGTCCACGGTCCCACATAAGCGGCGAACTCATACTCATACCCATGTCATCTTCTTTAAGGcctaaaagaaaaggaaagacaaCCAAGATTAGAAGATATAAAAAGACTAGAAATGAAAATTCTTGAAAGATGAACCAGCaagttttgaattttacaaTACCATGGAAAGATGGAAGACCAGGAGGCCAAGGACGTTTAAGCCTGAGAGGGAAAGGAGATGGATACATTGGGAATGTCGTTAAAGGTTCAATTTCCCACAAGGAAACCCTCGGTTGTCTCTCTCCTGCAGTAGACTCGTCCCACCCAACCTACATTTATATCAGATTGTGAATGATACATATGAGTAAGTAACGATTAATGAATAAATTTTCACTAAAGGTTTGGTTTTGGAGCAAAAACCTTAACGGACCGCCAATGAGAATTAGCCCAACGAGTAGGATCAAGATCACAAATGCCAGTTATTGTACCCATGTACCTGACATTAAACAAAGATTATTAAAGGACATTCAGCTCCAAAAAGCAGAGTAAAAAATAGGAATTCTGAATTATTCACCTACCGACGAACACTTGATTCTTCGGTTTCAAACAGCATCCTAAACCGCATGCCAACAGAGACACGAGTGTGATAAACCGCTTTGACATACTTAGCCAGGGGTATAACGAACTCTGATGGACTCGCCCTGAAGAAAAGCGGATTCCTTTAAACGCGAAATGCAGATCAACACATAAGCACATTCTTGTGCATTCTTATGCATAAGCAGCGCATTCTTTATGGATCTAAAACAGTACCTTGGGTTATAGAAGATAGTGAATCGGCTGTTTGTGGCGGCAGCATGAGCTGCTGCAGCAAGAAGACCTAAATGCATACTGTCACTTGACAAAACAGATGAAGGCATGACAGTTTGTGGTCTGTTCGCTCGCCTTATACCAAGAAGCAATTGATTCTTATCGTTCCTAGTATTATCAAATACTTAGTTAGTTCCAAGATTCGCAGGTCtcaattcaaaaaaagaaacaaaatttaaaagaaacgTTTCTAACCAGATGAAAAGCACAGAGTCACCAGCAACAAGCCTTTTAGCACTCACAAATACGCTCCAACCCGTAGTAAGGAGATGTCTCTTTGGTTGGCCTGAAAGGCGGAAACAAATGCAGAGTAGATAAACCTCTTTGTTCCTCAGTCATCAATAAAGAAGAGCTTGGAATTTCAGGAAGAAAGCTAACCTCGGAATATATGCCTGAATTTCCATTCATTATCATGCAGATCCCTCGCCATCAACTCTTGAGCTGGAGGCTGTTGTGAGTAATCCTGAAGAACACATAACATTTTCTGGTTAAAAGATGTCAAGAAACCTATGAGGTTGTAAAAGAGGCAATAATATCGAagcttaaaagttaaatttcatATAAACTAGAAGATGAATTTACCAAGGGAGGGAAAACTTTCTCAGCAGCTCGGCGAGGTACAGAGAAACCACCATGAGTGCTTGTATCGCTAGCAGTCAGAGTTTTACAGAAATAGTTTGTAGGTTGTCTACTCGGGACACCTAATTCCGCTGGAAGGTAAGGATCTTTTTGCTCTTGCTGCATTCaatcaaagcaaagaaaaattcAGGACACCGACAAATTCGGCGTAAATGAAATATAGATTCAGAGGTGAAGTCTCATACCGCATTCAAAGGTTGTAAAGTCATCTGTGCATAGACTTCATCAGTCTCCACATCAGCCTGAAATTATAAGGAAacatgtttattaattataacaCACGGAGCAGAACAAAACACTCTTAGAagttcttttttcaaaaaaaaaagctcctcACATGCATTGTGACATTGTGAAGCTGACAGATAAGCTGCGGATGCAAGCTTGGATAGTTTGGTATATGAGCATCCACTTCTTTGTTGGTCGAAGCAGCGACCTGAAAAAATGTTCTCAGAAGCTTAAGTAATCTGTtaccaaaaaaggaaagattaGAATCCCAAACCAATAAAGGAAGGAGACAAAAACCTGCTCACTGTGACCTTGAGGGAAATACACAACTCTGCTTCCAACAGGAGGTAGTGAAACAAGAGGACCAGCGCAAGCATGCCAGAGCTCAGAATTAAGAACTCGTTTCTCTCCTGTAACTTtgaatccaaaacaaaacacacaaagttAGTTAACTTATATCAAGGGGgcagacagagagagagagaaaaaagagggaAAATTATGAGAGGAGTACCTTCATGAGGTTGAGGATTAAACCCAGCTGAAGACAATCTCATATTTTGATAACTTAAAAGCAAACAgcaataggaaaaaaaaaaaaaaaaaagaagttgcaaGTTTGTAGTTTTCTTCAAAGATCCAAGATTTCTGAAGATGCCCAAATGTAATTATGAGGAAGAGACACAAAAAGCATAACTTTTTTTAACTGTTTCCCTCCACCTCCCACCCATTCACCAACCAAATCTTTTTcacaatctaaaaaaaaaaaccctaaaaattataaaata
Coding sequences within:
- the LOC104743632 gene encoding uncharacterized protein LOC104743632 gives rise to the protein FELKKFNNFLKVFYIYKLQKSIISPTKLRMKLMGPHNNKKKEGSKSNSNSSRTSPSRLQISDDTEFSKNSLLASQSYSDDDDNNVAVTTRDVEVAKLPDEPVLDLTECDNQASRHRSDGAVKENDQPRPQQYRKGDMSMASHMMRPQEDDNLDYDSNASSSSFEFHRARGERSNQNHGARAYPSRQMPSKWNDAEKWIMSRQNMVMRKTGQGNRVPVRVVPDNAGYEHNKTRMDSCHYGGNSLIDQSTQSNDLVDTTKVPSHDNTTGGLAIRSVCMRDMGTDMTPIPSQEPSRSVTPVDATTPLRSPTSSLPSTPRGGQQQDSSMSQDQSKNTRRELSEEEEKAKTRREIVALGVQLGKMNIAAWASKEEEENNKKNEDAEKAQKIEFEKRATAWEEAEKSKHNARYKREEIRIQAWESQEKAKLEAEMRRIEAKVEQMKAEAEAKIVKKIAMAKQRSEEKRALAEARKVRDAEKAVAEAQYIRETGRIPGSGYKICCGWFS
- the LOC104743633 gene encoding auxin response factor 6-like, with product MRLSSAGFNPQPHEVTGEKRVLNSELWHACAGPLVSLPPVGSRVVYFPQGHSEQVAASTNKEVDAHIPNYPSLHPQLICQLHNVTMHADVETDEVYAQMTLQPLNAQEQKDPYLPAELGVPSRQPTNYFCKTLTASDTSTHGGFSVPRRAAEKVFPPLDYSQQPPAQELMARDLHDNEWKFRHIFRGQPKRHLLTTGWSVFVSAKRLVAGDSVLFIWNDKNQLLLGIRRANRPQTVMPSSVLSSDSMHLGLLAAAAHAAATNSRFTIFYNPRASPSEFVIPLAKYVKAVYHTRVSVGMRFRMLFETEESSVRRYMGTITGICDLDPTRWANSHWRSVKVGWDESTAGERQPRVSLWEIEPLTTFPMYPSPFPLRLKRPWPPGLPSFHGLKEDDMGMSMSSPLMWDRGLQSVNFQGMGVNPWMQPRLDTSGLLGMQNDVYQAMAAAALQDMRGIDPAKAAASLLQFQNSSGFSMQSPSLVQPQMLQQQLSQQQQQQLSQQQQQQLSQQQQQQLSQHQQQQQQQAYLGVPETHQPQSQSQSQSNNLLSQQQQQQVVDNHNPSASSPAVVSTMSQFGSASQSNTSPLQSMASLCHQQSFSDTNGGNNPISPLHSLLSNFSQDESSQLLNLTRTNSAMTSSGWPSKRPAVDSSFQFVKVYKSGSFGRSLDISKFSSYHELRSELARMFGLEGQLEDPVRSGWQLVFVDRENDVLLLGDDPWPEFVSSVWCIKILSPQEVQQMGKRGLELLNSAPSSNNVDKLPSNGNCDDFGNRSDPRNLGNGIASVGGTFNY